The Streptomyces sp. DH-12 genome has a window encoding:
- a CDS encoding SDR family oxidoreductase, with amino-acid sequence MSEQQNPVDQHPTPDFPAQDQPHPGWTGPMDPPPDHGEDSYRGSGRLTGRTAVITGGDSGIGRAVALAFAREGADVLFTHLDSEKDEAAETARWVEEAGRRAVAVSCDIREEENCRALIDRAVSEFGGIDILVNNAAYQMSQPDGIEAITTEQFDRVVRTNLYGMFWLCKMAVPHMREGGCIINSASVQAYKPSPHLLDYATTKGAIVTFTQGLAQMLIERGIRVNAVAPGPVWTPLIPATLPDTAEFGKQAPIGRPAQPAEMAPAYVFLASQEASYITAEIVNATGGTPLP; translated from the coding sequence GTGAGCGAACAGCAGAACCCCGTCGACCAGCACCCCACCCCCGACTTCCCCGCCCAGGACCAGCCGCACCCGGGCTGGACCGGCCCCATGGACCCGCCGCCGGACCACGGTGAGGACTCCTACCGGGGCAGCGGACGGCTGACCGGCCGCACGGCCGTGATCACGGGCGGGGACTCCGGCATCGGCCGCGCGGTCGCCCTGGCGTTCGCCCGCGAGGGGGCCGACGTGCTCTTCACCCACCTGGACAGCGAGAAGGACGAGGCGGCCGAGACCGCGCGGTGGGTGGAGGAGGCCGGCCGGCGTGCCGTGGCCGTCTCCTGCGACATCCGGGAGGAGGAGAACTGCCGGGCGCTGATCGACCGGGCGGTCTCCGAGTTCGGCGGCATCGACATCCTGGTGAACAACGCCGCGTACCAGATGTCCCAGCCGGACGGCATCGAGGCGATCACCACCGAGCAGTTCGACCGGGTGGTGCGGACCAACCTCTACGGCATGTTCTGGCTGTGCAAGATGGCCGTGCCGCACATGCGGGAGGGCGGCTGCATCATCAACTCGGCCTCCGTGCAGGCGTACAAGCCGAGTCCGCATCTGCTGGACTACGCGACCACCAAGGGCGCCATCGTCACGTTCACCCAGGGGCTGGCACAGATGCTGATCGAGCGGGGCATCCGGGTCAACGCCGTGGCGCCGGGCCCGGTGTGGACGCCGTTGATCCCGGCCACGCTGCCGGACACCGCGGAGTTCGGCAAGCAGGCCCCGATCGGACGTCCGGCCCAGCCGGCGGAGATGGCCCCGGCGTACGTGTTCCTCGCCTCGCAGGAGGCGTCGTACATCACCGCCGAGATCGTGAACGCGACGGGCGGGACCCCGCTGCCGTAG
- a CDS encoding MFS transporter — MPGTDLVRLRFALTAFFALDGFVFAGWVVRIPALKEQTGASASALGLALLGVSAGAVITMTLTGRLCRRYGSHLVTVVCAVLLSISVALPPLTHSAVALGAVLLVFGAAYGGINVAFNSAAVDLVAALRRPVMPSFHAAFSLGGMIGAGLGALVAGSLSPARHLTGLAVVALLVTAGAGRALMRCEPLTPADGGRPAEGAAPRRDRRTRALVVVFGLIALCTAYGEGALADWGALHLEQDLDASPGAAAVGYLCFALAMTIGRLSGTTLLERLGRTRTILVGGSTAAAGMLLGALAPSLWAALLGYAVTGLGLANLFPVAVERAGALAGPSGVATASTLGYGGMLLGPPAIGFMADWYSLPAALTSVAVLAAVATTIGFATRNVRTD, encoded by the coding sequence GTGCCGGGTACCGACCTCGTCCGACTCCGATTCGCCCTGACCGCCTTCTTCGCCCTGGACGGTTTCGTCTTCGCCGGCTGGGTCGTGCGCATCCCCGCCCTCAAGGAGCAGACCGGGGCGTCCGCGAGCGCCCTCGGACTCGCGCTGCTCGGCGTGTCCGCGGGGGCCGTGATCACCATGACGCTGACCGGCCGGCTGTGCCGCCGGTACGGCAGCCACCTGGTCACCGTGGTCTGCGCGGTGCTGCTGAGCATCAGCGTGGCCCTGCCGCCGCTGACCCACTCCGCGGTCGCGCTCGGCGCCGTGCTGCTGGTGTTCGGCGCGGCCTACGGCGGGATCAACGTCGCCTTCAACAGCGCGGCCGTCGACCTGGTGGCCGCGCTGCGGCGGCCCGTCATGCCCAGCTTCCACGCCGCGTTCAGCCTGGGCGGCATGATCGGCGCGGGGCTGGGGGCCCTGGTCGCCGGTTCCCTGTCGCCGGCCCGGCACCTCACCGGGCTCGCCGTGGTCGCGCTGCTGGTGACGGCGGGCGCGGGGCGGGCGCTGATGCGGTGCGAGCCGCTGACCCCGGCGGACGGGGGACGGCCCGCCGAGGGCGCCGCGCCCCGGCGGGACCGGCGCACCAGGGCCCTGGTGGTCGTCTTCGGGCTCATCGCGCTGTGCACCGCCTACGGCGAGGGGGCGCTGGCCGACTGGGGCGCGCTCCATCTCGAACAGGACCTCGACGCCTCACCGGGTGCGGCGGCCGTCGGCTACCTGTGTTTCGCGCTCGCCATGACGATCGGCCGGCTGAGCGGCACCACGCTGCTGGAGCGGCTGGGCCGGACCCGCACGATCCTGGTGGGCGGCTCCACCGCGGCGGCCGGCATGCTGCTCGGCGCGCTCGCCCCGTCCCTGTGGGCCGCGCTGCTGGGGTACGCCGTCACCGGGCTGGGTCTCGCCAACCTCTTCCCCGTGGCCGTGGAGCGGGCCGGTGCGCTGGCGGGCCCGAGCGGGGTGGCGACCGCCTCCACGCTGGGCTACGGCGGGATGCTGCTCGGCCCGCCCGCGATCGGCTTCATGGCCGACTGGTACAGCCTCCCGGCCGCCCTCACCAGCGTGGCGGTGCTGGCGGCGGTGGCCACCACCATCGGGTTCGCGACCCGGAACGTCCGGACGGACTGA
- a CDS encoding dipeptidase: MSSNPVAATVASLMPRAKEELTELVAFKSVADFDQFPREESEGAARWIADALTAEGFQDVALLDTPDGTQSVYGCLPGPEGAKTVLLYAHYDVQPPLDEAGWATPPFELTERDGRWYGRGAADCKGGVIMHLLALRALKANGGVPVHVKIIVEGSEEQGTGGLERYAEEHPDLLTADAIVIGDAGNFRAGLPTVTTTLRGMTLVRVRIDTLAGNLHSGQFGGAAPDALAALVRVLDSLRAEDGSTTVDGLTGDSAWQGIQYEEEQFREDAKVLDGVELIGSGTVADRIWARPAVTVLGIDCPPVVGATPSVQASARALVSLRVPPGVDAAKATELLRAHVKSHTPWGARVTTERIGQGQAFRADPASPAYQAMADAMAVAYPGQEMQYAGQGGSIPLCNTLAALYPKAEILLIGLSEPEAQIHAVNESVSPDELERLSVAEALFLRNYASDAD, translated from the coding sequence ATGTCGTCGAATCCGGTCGCCGCGACCGTCGCCTCACTGATGCCCAGGGCGAAGGAGGAGCTCACCGAGCTGGTGGCCTTCAAGTCGGTGGCGGACTTCGACCAGTTCCCGCGCGAGGAGAGCGAGGGCGCCGCCCGCTGGATCGCCGACGCGCTCACCGCCGAGGGCTTCCAGGACGTCGCCCTGCTCGACACCCCGGACGGCACCCAGTCGGTCTACGGCTGCCTGCCCGGCCCGGAGGGCGCGAAGACCGTGCTGCTGTACGCGCACTACGACGTGCAGCCGCCGCTGGACGAGGCCGGCTGGGCCACCCCGCCGTTCGAGCTGACCGAGCGCGACGGCCGCTGGTACGGGCGCGGCGCCGCCGACTGCAAGGGCGGGGTCATCATGCACCTGCTGGCGCTGCGCGCCCTGAAGGCGAACGGCGGCGTGCCGGTCCACGTCAAGATCATCGTGGAGGGTTCGGAGGAGCAGGGCACCGGCGGTCTCGAGCGGTACGCCGAGGAGCACCCGGACCTGCTCACCGCGGACGCCATCGTCATCGGCGACGCCGGCAACTTCCGCGCCGGTCTGCCGACCGTCACCACCACGCTGCGCGGCATGACGCTGGTGCGGGTGCGGATCGACACCCTCGCGGGCAACCTGCACTCCGGACAGTTCGGCGGGGCCGCGCCCGACGCGCTGGCCGCGCTGGTGCGGGTGCTGGACTCGCTGCGCGCCGAGGACGGCAGCACGACCGTGGACGGGCTGACCGGCGACAGCGCCTGGCAGGGCATCCAGTACGAGGAGGAGCAGTTCCGCGAGGACGCCAAGGTGCTGGACGGGGTGGAGCTGATCGGCTCCGGCACGGTCGCCGACCGCATCTGGGCCCGCCCCGCGGTCACCGTGCTCGGCATCGACTGCCCGCCGGTGGTGGGCGCCACGCCGTCCGTGCAGGCGAGCGCGCGGGCGCTGGTCAGCCTGCGGGTGCCGCCGGGCGTGGACGCGGCGAAGGCGACCGAACTGCTGCGCGCGCACGTGAAGTCGCACACGCCGTGGGGCGCGCGGGTGACCACCGAGCGGATCGGCCAGGGGCAGGCCTTCCGCGCCGACCCGGCCAGCCCGGCCTACCAGGCCATGGCGGACGCGATGGCGGTCGCGTACCCCGGCCAGGAGATGCAGTACGCCGGCCAGGGCGGCTCGATCCCGCTGTGCAACACGCTCGCCGCCCTCTACCCGAAGGCGGAGATCCTGCTGATCGGGCTGAGCGAGCCGGAGGCGCAGATCCACGCGGTGAACGAGAGCGTGTCGCCGGACGAGCTGGAGCGGCTGTCGGTCGCCGAGGCGCTGTTCCTGCGCAACTACGCGTCCGACGCCGACTGA
- a CDS encoding TetR/AcrR family transcriptional regulator, which produces MTSTAHGARARARTEITAAIKEEARRRLAGQGAAELSLRAVARTLGMASSAIYRYFPSRDDLLTALIVDAYDSLGEAAETAAEASADAAPGERWTAVCEAVRGWALAHPHEYALIYGSPVPGYAAPATTVPAASRVGFALIGVVRDAHRAGELDVRALPADLEAEAARMVSDFVPDLPPAAAPACVAVWAQLLGLIGFEVFGQFTGVVEERDAFFRHTVGGLARTVGLRPADAP; this is translated from the coding sequence ATGACGAGCACCGCACACGGCGCCCGCGCGCGGGCCAGGACCGAGATCACCGCCGCCATCAAGGAGGAGGCGCGCCGGCGCCTCGCCGGACAGGGCGCCGCCGAGCTGTCCCTGCGGGCCGTGGCCAGAACCCTCGGCATGGCGTCCTCCGCGATCTACCGCTACTTCCCCAGCCGTGACGACCTGCTGACCGCGCTCATCGTCGACGCCTACGACTCCCTGGGCGAGGCGGCCGAAACGGCCGCCGAGGCCTCCGCGGACGCCGCCCCGGGGGAGCGCTGGACCGCCGTGTGCGAGGCCGTCCGCGGCTGGGCGCTGGCGCATCCGCACGAGTACGCGTTGATCTACGGCTCGCCCGTGCCCGGCTACGCCGCGCCGGCCACCACCGTCCCGGCCGCCTCCCGCGTCGGCTTCGCCCTCATCGGCGTCGTCCGCGACGCCCACCGGGCCGGGGAGCTCGACGTCCGGGCCCTCCCGGCGGACCTGGAGGCGGAGGCCGCGCGCATGGTGTCGGACTTCGTCCCCGACCTGCCTCCCGCGGCGGCGCCGGCCTGTGTGGCCGTCTGGGCACAACTGCTCGGCCTGATCGGCTTCGAGGTGTTCGGCCAGTTCACCGGGGTCGTGGAGGAACGGGACGCGTTCTTCCGCCACACGGTCGGCGGTCTCGCCCGCACGGTGGGACTGCGGCCCGCCGACGCCCCTTAG
- a CDS encoding NUDIX hydrolase, whose product MIVWINGAYGAGKTSTARELIELIPNSTLFDPEVIGGALDRLLPPKHLAGVGDFQDLPIWRRLVIDTAAAMLAELGGTLVVPMTLLRQEYRDEIFGGLAARRIPVRHVLLAPAETILRERIAGREVPEDLPDGEIRVRQWSYDRIEPFKAALAAWLTADAYPIDSGCLTPRDTARRIAEAVGSGEVPACDIVQTPEPTAETVAAGVLLFDEQDRVLLVDPTYKAGWEFPGGIVERGEAPARAGMREVAEETGIRLDDVPALLVVDWEPPAPPAFGGLRLLFDGGRLDSADAGRMLLPGPELRAWRFASEAEAAHLLPPVRYERLRRALRARERGRAMYLEGGVPVG is encoded by the coding sequence GTGATCGTCTGGATCAACGGGGCGTACGGTGCGGGGAAGACCTCCACCGCGCGCGAACTGATCGAGCTGATCCCGAACAGCACGCTCTTCGACCCCGAGGTCATCGGCGGAGCGCTGGACCGACTGCTCCCGCCCAAGCACCTCGCCGGGGTCGGCGACTTCCAGGACCTCCCGATCTGGCGACGCCTCGTGATCGACACCGCGGCCGCGATGCTCGCCGAGCTCGGCGGGACCCTGGTGGTCCCCATGACCCTGCTGCGCCAGGAGTACCGTGACGAGATCTTCGGCGGCCTCGCCGCCCGCCGCATACCGGTCCGGCACGTCCTGCTCGCCCCGGCCGAAACGATCCTGCGGGAGCGGATAGCCGGCCGGGAGGTCCCGGAGGACCTCCCCGACGGGGAGATACGCGTCCGGCAGTGGTCGTACGACCGCATCGAGCCGTTCAAGGCGGCGCTCGCCGCCTGGCTGACCGCCGACGCCTACCCGATCGACAGCGGCTGCCTCACCCCGCGCGACACCGCCCGCCGCATCGCCGAGGCGGTCGGCAGCGGAGAGGTGCCCGCCTGCGACATCGTGCAGACGCCCGAGCCCACGGCGGAGACCGTCGCGGCGGGCGTGCTGCTCTTCGACGAGCAGGACCGCGTGCTGCTCGTCGACCCGACCTACAAGGCCGGCTGGGAGTTCCCCGGCGGGATCGTCGAGCGGGGGGAGGCTCCGGCGCGGGCCGGCATGCGGGAGGTCGCCGAGGAGACCGGCATACGTCTCGACGACGTGCCGGCCCTCCTGGTCGTCGACTGGGAGCCGCCCGCGCCCCCGGCCTTCGGCGGACTGCGGCTGCTGTTCGACGGCGGCCGCCTCGACTCCGCGGACGCCGGACGCATGCTGCTGCCCGGCCCCGAACTGCGCGCCTGGCGCTTCGCCTCCGAGGCCGAGGCGGCGCATCTGCTGCCTCCGGTCCGCTACGAGCGCCTGCGCCGGGCGCTGCGGGCGCGCGAGCGCGGGCGGGCGATGTATCTGGAGGGCGGAGTGCCGGTGGGATGA
- a CDS encoding maleylpyruvate isomerase family mycothiol-dependent enzyme: protein METAWYLGILEDEGRLLAQAAEQAGTDSPVPACPDWRLRDLLRHTGAVHRWAAAFVADACATPRPIGDHPDLDGAELVAWYRACHRALLDTLRSAKPDVECFTFLPGAESALGFWARRQAHETAVHRYDAEAARGGDPTPVATDFAVDGVDELLRGFHARPRSRVRTPESRVLRVRATDTDAVWTVRLSPEPPVTTRDAAGDAECEVSGPAAELYLALWNRLPLPSVAGDASLAALWRETSAVV from the coding sequence ATGGAGACTGCCTGGTACCTGGGAATCCTGGAGGACGAGGGCCGGCTGCTGGCCCAGGCCGCGGAGCAGGCGGGGACGGACTCCCCCGTCCCCGCCTGCCCCGACTGGCGGCTGCGGGACCTGCTGCGGCACACCGGCGCGGTGCACCGGTGGGCGGCGGCCTTCGTCGCGGACGCGTGCGCGACGCCCCGCCCGATCGGGGATCATCCGGACCTGGACGGCGCCGAGCTGGTCGCCTGGTACCGCGCGTGCCACCGCGCCCTGCTCGACACCCTCCGCTCGGCGAAGCCGGACGTGGAGTGCTTCACCTTCCTGCCCGGCGCGGAATCCGCGCTCGGCTTCTGGGCACGCCGCCAGGCCCACGAGACGGCCGTGCACCGCTACGACGCGGAGGCGGCGCGCGGCGGCGACCCGACGCCGGTCGCCACGGACTTCGCGGTGGACGGCGTCGACGAACTGCTGCGCGGCTTCCACGCCCGCCCCAGGAGCCGGGTCCGCACCCCGGAGTCGCGCGTGCTGCGGGTACGCGCCACCGACACGGACGCGGTGTGGACCGTACGGCTGTCCCCGGAGCCGCCCGTAACCACGCGGGACGCGGCCGGGGACGCCGAGTGCGAGGTGTCCGGGCCCGCCGCCGAGCTGTATCTCGCCCTGTGGAACCGGCTGCCGCTGCCGTCGGTGGCGGGCGACGCGTCGCTCGCGGCGCTGTGGCGGGAGACGTCCGCCGTCGTCTGA
- a CDS encoding geranylgeranyl reductase family protein, protein MSSENSSADDVRQVWDVVVVGAGPAGASAAYAAAVAGRRVLLLEKAELPRYKTCGGGIIGPSRDALPPGFELPLKDRVHAVTFSSNGRFARTRRSRQMLFGLVNRPEFDQQLVEHAQKAGAELRTGVAVQRVEQHGSAVPDRRTVAVFLQGGETVLARAVVGADGSAGRIGAHVGVKLDQVDLGLEAEIPVPETVAEDWKGRVLIDWGPLPGSYGWVFPKGDTLTVGVISRRGEGAATKRYLEDFIARLGLAGFEPAISSGHLTRCRADDSPLSRGRVLVCGDAAGMLEPWTREGISFALRSGRLAGEWAVRVAEAHDAVDARRQALNYAFAVKAGLGVEMSVGKRMLAAFEQRPGVFHAVLTGFRPAWKAFKDITRGSTTLGELVRSHPMAHRALLALDRRSAGGGEVSPGQ, encoded by the coding sequence GTGAGCAGCGAGAACTCTTCGGCGGACGACGTGCGGCAGGTATGGGACGTCGTCGTGGTGGGCGCGGGACCCGCGGGGGCGTCGGCGGCCTACGCGGCGGCGGTCGCGGGGCGGCGCGTGCTGCTGCTGGAGAAGGCGGAGCTGCCCCGCTACAAAACCTGCGGCGGCGGCATCATCGGCCCGTCGCGCGACGCGCTGCCGCCCGGTTTCGAGCTGCCGCTCAAGGACCGGGTGCACGCCGTGACGTTCTCCAGCAACGGCCGCTTCGCCCGCACCCGCCGCTCCCGGCAGATGCTCTTCGGGCTCGTCAACCGGCCCGAGTTCGACCAGCAGCTCGTCGAGCACGCGCAGAAGGCCGGCGCCGAACTGCGCACCGGCGTCGCCGTGCAGCGCGTGGAGCAGCACGGCTCGGCCGTGCCGGACCGGCGCACGGTCGCCGTCTTCCTCCAGGGCGGCGAGACGGTCCTCGCGCGGGCCGTGGTCGGCGCCGACGGCAGCGCCGGCCGGATAGGGGCGCATGTCGGGGTCAAGCTGGACCAGGTCGACCTGGGCCTGGAGGCGGAGATCCCGGTGCCGGAGACGGTCGCCGAGGACTGGAAGGGCCGGGTGCTCATCGACTGGGGCCCCCTGCCCGGCAGTTACGGCTGGGTCTTCCCCAAGGGCGACACCCTGACCGTGGGCGTCATCTCGCGGCGCGGTGAAGGCGCCGCCACCAAGCGCTACTTGGAGGACTTCATCGCCCGGCTCGGCCTCGCGGGCTTCGAACCGGCGATCTCCTCCGGGCATCTGACGCGCTGCCGGGCCGACGACTCCCCGCTGTCCCGCGGCCGGGTGCTGGTCTGCGGGGACGCGGCCGGGATGCTGGAGCCGTGGACCCGTGAGGGCATCTCCTTCGCGCTGCGCTCCGGCCGGCTGGCGGGGGAGTGGGCGGTGCGCGTCGCCGAGGCGCACGACGCCGTGGACGCGCGCCGGCAGGCCCTCAACTACGCGTTCGCCGTGAAGGCCGGGCTCGGCGTGGAGATGAGCGTCGGCAAGCGGATGCTGGCGGCGTTCGAGCAGCGGCCGGGCGTCTTCCACGCGGTCCTGACCGGCTTCCGCCCGGCCTGGAAGGCGTTCAAGGACATCACGCGGGGTTCGACGACGCTCGGCGAACTGGTCCGCAGCCACCCGATGGCCCACCGCGCCCTGCTGGCGCTGGACCGGCGTTCCGCGGGCGGCGGCGAGGTCAGCCCCGGACAGTGA
- a CDS encoding DUF6332 family protein produces the protein MRDNGGRTTGGGGRRGQAERDAITVEIGYALCSAAFAAAVVFGAMAGPALLFALPGTAESVLVRGGAVVAGALFAVRTVSVLVRFRQTVRTGRTGS, from the coding sequence ATGCGTGACAACGGGGGACGTACGACGGGCGGGGGCGGCCGCCGCGGCCAGGCCGAGCGGGACGCGATCACCGTCGAGATCGGGTACGCGCTGTGCAGTGCGGCGTTCGCGGCGGCCGTGGTCTTCGGCGCGATGGCGGGTCCGGCCCTGCTGTTCGCGCTGCCGGGAACGGCGGAGAGCGTGCTGGTGCGCGGCGGCGCCGTGGTCGCGGGGGCGCTGTTCGCCGTCCGCACCGTGTCCGTCCTGGTGCGCTTCCGGCAGACGGTTCGGACCGGCCGCACCGGCTCGTAG
- a CDS encoding class F sortase — MTAVFWGGAGLLLATTLMGGGGDPPDDAHGPHTTRAVSTAPSAGTSAGPAEGGAATTSASPGEQSAAKHLPRSAPTRLVIPSIGVDAPFTALDLDSKGQLEPPPADDTNLVGWYAKGVSPGEPGTAIIAGHVDTKTSAAVFARLSELEKGDRFRVQRADGTRATFVVDEAESFDKDAFPDERVYADTPDAQVRLITCAGAYDRAAKDYTENLVVFARLV, encoded by the coding sequence ATGACCGCGGTCTTCTGGGGCGGGGCCGGTCTGCTGCTGGCCACCACGCTGATGGGCGGCGGCGGGGACCCGCCCGACGACGCCCACGGACCGCACACCACCCGCGCGGTCTCCACGGCGCCCTCGGCCGGCACGTCCGCCGGGCCGGCCGAGGGCGGGGCCGCCACCACGTCGGCGTCGCCCGGTGAGCAGTCCGCCGCCAAGCACCTGCCGCGCTCCGCGCCGACCCGGCTGGTCATCCCCTCCATCGGCGTCGACGCTCCCTTCACCGCGCTCGACCTCGACAGCAAGGGACAGCTCGAACCGCCCCCCGCGGACGACACCAACCTCGTCGGCTGGTACGCCAAGGGCGTCTCCCCGGGCGAACCGGGTACCGCGATCATCGCCGGGCACGTGGACACCAAGACCTCCGCCGCCGTTTTCGCGCGGCTCAGCGAGCTGGAGAAGGGCGACCGCTTCCGGGTGCAGCGCGCCGACGGCACCAGGGCCACGTTCGTCGTCGACGAGGCGGAGTCCTTCGACAAGGACGCCTTCCCCGACGAGCGGGTCTACGCCGACACCCCCGACGCGCAGGTCCGGCTCATCACCTGTGCCGGCGCCTACGACCGCGCCGCCAAGGACTACACCGAGAACCTGGTGGTCTTCGCCCGCCTCGTGTGA
- a CDS encoding nitroreductase family deazaflavin-dependent oxidoreductase produces MPSSTPYYFTAGPVAARFNRIVGWLARHGVSLAGTAELSVRGRRSGRMQRVPVNPHSHTGQQYLVSARGHSQWVRNMRVAGGGELRVGRKVRTFTAVEVPDEEKPPVLRTYLEKWGWEVNQYFKGVTAKSSDEEILAAAPDHPVFRITVRG; encoded by the coding sequence ATGCCGTCGTCCACGCCGTACTACTTCACCGCCGGTCCCGTCGCCGCCCGGTTCAACCGGATCGTCGGCTGGCTCGCCCGGCACGGCGTCAGCCTCGCCGGCACCGCGGAGCTGTCCGTCCGCGGCCGCAGGAGCGGGCGGATGCAGCGCGTCCCGGTCAACCCGCACAGCCACACGGGGCAGCAGTACCTGGTCTCGGCGCGCGGACACTCCCAGTGGGTGCGCAACATGCGGGTCGCCGGCGGGGGTGAACTGCGCGTGGGCCGCAAGGTGCGCACGTTCACGGCGGTGGAGGTCCCCGACGAGGAGAAGCCGCCGGTGCTGCGCACCTACCTGGAGAAGTGGGGCTGGGAGGTCAACCAGTACTTCAAGGGGGTCACCGCCAAGTCCTCCGACGAGGAGATCCTGGCGGCGGCCCCCGACCACCCGGTCTTCCGGATCACTGTCCGGGGCTGA
- a CDS encoding cellulase family glycosylhydrolase, whose amino-acid sequence MRTTDRTVPRAAALLAALAGLLLTLLVPTTPAHAAPTGFRVENGRLLEASGNDFVMRGVNHAHTWYADRLDALGHIKAKGANTVRVVLSSGDRWTRNDTADVANVVAQCKRNRLICVLEVHDTTGYGEQSGAVTLSRAADYWIEVRDALVGQEDHVIVNIGNEPHGNTDYTRWTADTKAAVQKLRAAGFDHTLMVDAPNWGQDWAFTMRDNAASVLAADPDANTVFSIHMYGVFDTAAEVSDYLGRFVAARLPIVVGEFGHDHSDGNPDEDAILSVTRQLGIGYLGWSWSGNGGGVEYLDMVENFDPDRMTGWGQRLFDGPDGIAATSEEAAVYRDGPGEDTTAPTAPGAPAASAVSSSSVTLTWGAATDAVGVTGYDVVRVTGGQETVVASATGTTATVTGLAPDTAYTFAVYARDAAGNRSARSAAVTVTTTSGPATGSCAVAYRVTGEWPGGFQGEVTVRNTGSTAVEGWTLRWTFPAGQRITNLWGGAVTQSGAEVSVAAAPYTATIPPSASVSLGFTGTRSGTNTNPTAFLLNGAECSAA is encoded by the coding sequence ATGAGAACCACCGACCGCACCGTCCCCCGGGCCGCCGCGCTCCTCGCGGCGCTCGCGGGGCTGCTCCTGACGCTGCTCGTCCCGACCACCCCGGCCCACGCGGCGCCCACCGGGTTCCGGGTGGAGAACGGACGGCTTCTCGAGGCGTCCGGCAACGACTTCGTGATGCGCGGCGTCAACCACGCCCACACCTGGTACGCCGACCGGCTCGACGCGCTGGGCCACATCAAGGCCAAGGGCGCCAACACCGTGCGCGTGGTGTTGTCCAGCGGCGACCGGTGGACCCGGAACGACACCGCCGACGTGGCGAACGTCGTCGCGCAGTGCAAGCGGAACCGGCTGATCTGTGTCCTGGAGGTGCACGACACCACCGGTTACGGCGAGCAGAGCGGAGCGGTGACGCTGTCCCGCGCCGCCGACTACTGGATCGAGGTCCGGGACGCGCTCGTCGGCCAGGAGGACCACGTCATCGTCAACATCGGCAACGAGCCGCACGGCAACACCGACTACACGCGCTGGACCGCCGACACCAAGGCGGCGGTCCAGAAGCTGCGGGCGGCCGGGTTCGACCACACGCTGATGGTCGACGCCCCCAACTGGGGCCAGGACTGGGCGTTCACCATGCGCGACAACGCCGCCTCGGTGCTCGCCGCCGACCCGGACGCCAACACGGTGTTCTCCATCCACATGTACGGCGTCTTCGACACCGCCGCCGAGGTGAGCGACTACCTGGGCCGCTTCGTCGCCGCGAGACTGCCCATCGTGGTGGGTGAGTTCGGACACGACCACTCCGACGGCAACCCGGACGAGGACGCCATCCTGTCGGTCACCCGGCAGCTCGGCATCGGCTACCTGGGCTGGTCGTGGAGCGGCAACGGCGGCGGGGTCGAGTACCTGGACATGGTCGAGAACTTCGACCCGGACCGGATGACCGGCTGGGGACAGCGCCTCTTCGACGGCCCGGACGGCATCGCGGCCACGTCCGAGGAGGCCGCGGTCTACCGGGACGGCCCGGGCGAGGACACCACGGCGCCGACCGCCCCGGGCGCGCCCGCGGCCTCGGCGGTGAGCTCCTCCTCCGTGACCCTCACCTGGGGCGCCGCCACCGACGCGGTCGGGGTGACCGGTTACGACGTCGTGCGGGTCACCGGCGGCCAGGAGACCGTGGTCGCCTCGGCGACCGGCACCACGGCCACCGTCACCGGTCTCGCGCCGGACACGGCGTACACCTTCGCCGTCTACGCCCGGGACGCGGCCGGCAACCGCTCGGCGCGCTCCGCGGCGGTGACCGTCACCACCACGTCCGGTCCGGCGACGGGCTCCTGCGCGGTCGCGTACCGGGTGACGGGCGAGTGGCCCGGCGGTTTCCAGGGCGAGGTCACCGTGCGCAACACCGGGAGCACGGCGGTCGAGGGGTGGACGCTGCGCTGGACCTTCCCGGCCGGCCAGCGGATCACCAACCTGTGGGGCGGGGCGGTGACGCAGAGCGGTGCGGAGGTGAGCGTCGCGGCGGCCCCGTACACCGCGACGATCCCGCCGTCGGCTTCGGTCTCGCTGGGCTTCACCGGCACGCGGTCCGGGACGAACACGAACCCCACGGCGTTCCTGCTGAACGGCGCGGAGTGCTCCGCGGCGTGA